From a single Ignavibacteria bacterium genomic region:
- a CDS encoding calcineurin-like phosphoesterase C-terminal domain-containing protein: MTDRRNFIKNSLGISALFVAESVASPLQNFINPPKTQEKGLRKISGKVTSGTKPIKGVAVSDGVSVVTTSAEGDYELLAGKDEKFLFISNPAGYAINTNPTGTARFYEKITDKTEQVINFDLKSTGNDTKHSFFLLADPQPLDMEDIGLFNAETIPDLIEMAKGRTNLFGVACGDIVFNDLKLFPEYEKAIKKTGIPFFQVLGNHDTDHGAGTDELSVATFNEFFGPRYYSFDKGEIHYIVLDDIFWFGDYIGYLDQKQLDWMERDLSLVPKGQTVVVFCHIPPYNTEHIRYNKAKPSNSVVITNRKMLYNLLKPYKSYVLTGHMHESEYIEEEGIEIHVCGAVCGAWWTAPTCFDGTPKGYGIYEVDGTEIKWKYKSTGRPIGQQMSLHKIAATAGSQLEIMANVWSWDKYCKVNWYQDGALMGEMEKRRGSDPETVLLFEGDKKPKKHTWVEPGVTDHLFYAKPLPGTKTVEVEYINRWGEKFREKLTL; encoded by the coding sequence ATGACTGACAGAAGAAACTTCATCAAAAATTCACTCGGGATATCTGCCCTTTTTGTGGCAGAATCCGTCGCATCCCCGCTTCAAAATTTCATAAATCCACCTAAAACTCAAGAAAAAGGTCTCAGGAAAATATCGGGAAAGGTTACATCGGGGACCAAGCCCATAAAAGGAGTTGCTGTTTCTGACGGAGTATCGGTTGTCACCACTTCGGCAGAGGGAGATTATGAACTGCTTGCCGGGAAAGATGAAAAATTTCTCTTCATTTCGAATCCTGCGGGTTATGCTATCAATACAAATCCAACCGGAACTGCAAGGTTTTATGAGAAAATCACTGACAAGACTGAACAGGTGATAAATTTTGATCTAAAAAGTACCGGTAACGACACTAAACATTCATTTTTCCTTCTCGCAGATCCGCAGCCATTGGACATGGAGGATATCGGACTCTTTAATGCCGAGACAATTCCTGATTTAATCGAAATGGCAAAAGGGAGAACTAACCTCTTCGGTGTTGCATGCGGCGATATTGTCTTCAACGACCTGAAACTTTTCCCCGAGTATGAAAAAGCGATCAAAAAAACAGGGATTCCCTTCTTTCAGGTACTCGGAAACCACGATACCGATCATGGCGCGGGAACGGATGAACTTTCGGTTGCAACCTTCAACGAGTTTTTTGGACCCCGCTATTATTCCTTCGATAAAGGTGAAATTCACTACATAGTACTCGATGATATCTTCTGGTTTGGAGATTACATCGGTTATCTCGACCAAAAGCAGCTTGACTGGATGGAGCGGGATCTGTCTCTCGTTCCAAAAGGACAAACGGTTGTCGTCTTCTGTCACATCCCTCCCTACAACACGGAACACATCAGATACAACAAGGCAAAGCCAAGCAATAGTGTGGTGATAACAAACAGAAAAATGCTTTACAATCTTTTAAAACCTTACAAATCATATGTACTTACGGGGCATATGCACGAAAGCGAGTATATCGAAGAGGAGGGAATAGAGATACATGTTTGTGGTGCTGTGTGTGGTGCATGGTGGACTGCCCCAACATGTTTTGACGGCACCCCCAAAGGATATGGCATTTATGAAGTGGATGGAACTGAGATAAAATGGAAGTATAAATCGACGGGAAGGCCCATTGGTCAACAGATGTCTCTCCACAAAATTGCAGCAACTGCCGGGAGCCAGCTTGAGATAATGGCTAATGTCTGGTCATGGGACAAATATTGCAAGGTCAACTGGTATCAGGATGGGGCCCTCATGGGTGAAATGGAGAAAAGACGCGGCTCCGATCCCGAAACCGTACTCCTCTTTGAAGGTGACAAAAAACCAAAGAAACACACA
- the ftcD gene encoding glutamate formimidoyltransferase, producing the protein MEDRIIECVPNFSEGQNPETIKQITGVIEAVEGVKLLNVDPGFEMNRTVVTFIGNPEAVAEAAFQSIKKASELIDMSKHKGSHPRMGATDVCPFIPVSGITTEEAIELSHRVAERVGKELGIPVYMYELSQNDPKRKNLAIIRQGEYEALEEKMKRPEWKPDHGPVEFNAKAGATVMGVREFLIAYNINLNTREVKAATDIAFELREKGRSARTGGSGVFYYKRPAILKYREGSYPSGLDDFIGKTIDETAAYCKEKYGFDLFELLELNGINPQKPEGESVKIPGKFKNCKAIGWMVPEYDRAQISINLTDYKTTPMHLVYEEAKKLAETRGITVTGSEIVGMVPFRALYESGISYLKRQERPTGIPVMDVLKTAAQSLGLNDVSPFKIEERVLGLPKYDEKALSSLSVAGFADEVSRESPAPGGGSVAAMAGAIGASLASMVVNLTAYKKGAGEIDKMLDDLSVKAIEIKDKLIKNIDDDSNAFNEYMEAMRLPQNTPEEKNIRFAAMQAGLKKAVQVPLTTAKLSYEAIKICEIVKLHGNPNSITDVTVGARMALTGVQGGVLNVLINLKDIKDQDYVSAMKTECKALTADATALADKILNDVIERLS; encoded by the coding sequence ATGGAAGACAGAATAATTGAATGCGTACCAAACTTTTCTGAAGGACAAAATCCTGAGACCATAAAACAAATCACCGGTGTCATTGAGGCAGTGGAGGGTGTAAAACTTTTGAATGTCGATCCCGGTTTTGAAATGAACAGGACTGTGGTTACTTTTATCGGGAACCCGGAAGCTGTTGCCGAAGCAGCATTTCAGTCGATAAAAAAGGCGTCCGAACTGATTGATATGTCGAAACATAAGGGTTCTCATCCGAGGATGGGTGCCACCGATGTGTGTCCTTTCATCCCTGTCAGTGGAATCACTACAGAAGAAGCCATCGAGCTTTCTCACCGTGTTGCTGAGCGGGTCGGGAAAGAACTCGGAATCCCTGTTTACATGTACGAACTTTCACAAAATGATCCCAAAAGGAAAAACCTTGCAATTATCCGTCAAGGTGAATACGAAGCCCTCGAAGAAAAAATGAAAAGACCGGAATGGAAACCCGACCACGGACCGGTTGAATTTAATGCAAAAGCAGGTGCCACGGTAATGGGGGTAAGAGAATTCCTTATCGCTTACAATATCAATCTGAACACCCGGGAAGTGAAAGCAGCTACCGATATCGCATTCGAACTGAGAGAAAAAGGAAGATCCGCAAGAACAGGGGGAAGCGGAGTTTTTTATTATAAACGACCGGCAATTTTGAAATATCGCGAAGGGAGCTACCCTTCGGGACTGGATGACTTCATTGGTAAGACAATTGATGAAACAGCCGCATATTGCAAAGAAAAATATGGATTTGACCTTTTTGAACTGCTTGAATTAAACGGTATTAATCCGCAAAAACCTGAAGGGGAATCGGTTAAGATCCCAGGTAAATTCAAAAACTGCAAAGCAATCGGCTGGATGGTACCCGAATACGACAGGGCTCAGATTTCAATTAACCTGACAGACTACAAAACCACACCGATGCATCTCGTTTATGAAGAGGCAAAAAAACTCGCAGAAACCCGTGGAATAACAGTAACGGGAAGTGAAATTGTTGGAATGGTTCCGTTTAGAGCGCTTTATGAGAGTGGAATTTCCTACCTGAAGAGACAGGAAAGACCTACGGGTATTCCCGTGATGGATGTCCTCAAAACTGCTGCACAATCTCTGGGATTGAATGATGTATCGCCGTTCAAAATTGAAGAGCGGGTACTGGGCTTGCCAAAATATGATGAAAAAGCTCTCTCTTCCCTTTCGGTGGCAGGATTTGCCGATGAGGTATCCCGTGAATCTCCCGCACCCGGCGGAGGTTCGGTTGCTGCAATGGCTGGAGCCATCGGTGCCTCCCTTGCTTCAATGGTGGTGAATCTCACAGCTTATAAAAAAGGAGCTGGGGAAATCGATAAAATGCTCGATGATCTCTCAGTTAAGGCAATTGAAATAAAAGACAAACTGATAAAAAACATTGATGACGACTCCAATGCATTCAATGAATATATGGAAGCAATGAGGCTCCCTCAGAACACTCCTGAAGAGAAAAATATCCGCTTTGCTGCAATGCAGGCAGGACTGAAAAAAGCCGTGCAGGTTCCTTTGACTACTGCAAAACTGAGTTATGAAGCGATAAAAATCTGCGAAATAGTGAAACTGCATGGAAACCCCAACTCAATCACTGATGTCACTGTCGGTGCCCGTATGGCACTTACCGGTGTTCAAGGCGGAGTACTCAATGTGCTCATTAACCTCAAAGATATCAAAGATCAGGATTATGTGTCCGCAATGAAAACCGAGTGCAAAGCCCTCACAGCCGATGCAACCGCATTAGCAGACAAAATATTGAACGATGTGATTGAGCGGTTGTCTTGA
- a CDS encoding carbamoyltransferase, translating into MYILGISAFYHDSAAALIKDGEIIAAAQEERFTRKKHDHNFPSNAVKYCLKEAGIDISQIEAIAFYDKPFLKFNRLLETYLSYPGRGLKSFMMAIPLWIKQKLWIPDIIEKETGFTGKILYPEHHESHAASAFFPSKFDEAAFLTIDGVGEYATASYGVGKGNSVNILGEINFPHSLGLLYSAFTYHTGFKVNSGEYKVMGLAPYGTPKYVENIYKYLIDLKEDGSFKMNMDYFDYNTGLKMTNDKFSELFGGPAREPETNLTQREMDLARSVQEVTEEIVLRMARHIRKETGMKNLCLAGGVALNCVANGILLREKIFDNLWIQPAAGDAGGALGAALIAHYHHFGNTAPKKGERDLQKGSSLGPAYKNEQIEEFLKKYNLPAVRLGTDELLDTATDLMKEGKILGWFHGRMEYGPRALGNRSIIGDARNPEMQKKMNLKIKYRESFRPFAPSVMYDKVHEWFDLDCESPYMLLVADVVREKQRKMTEEESKLWGIDLLNILRSDIPAVTHVDYSARIQTVHPDDNKRYYDLINSFYGKTGCPVIVNTSFNVRGEPIVESPLDAYKCFMRTEIDVLVLENFILYKENQPAFHDDIKWQEVYELD; encoded by the coding sequence ATGTACATACTTGGAATATCAGCTTTTTACCATGACTCGGCGGCTGCTTTAATTAAAGACGGTGAGATAATTGCCGCTGCGCAGGAGGAGCGGTTTACGCGAAAGAAACACGATCATAACTTCCCGTCCAATGCGGTGAAATATTGTTTGAAAGAGGCGGGGATTGATATATCGCAGATTGAGGCAATCGCTTTTTATGACAAACCGTTTCTGAAATTCAACCGGTTGCTCGAAACCTATTTGAGTTACCCCGGAAGAGGGCTGAAATCGTTCATGATGGCGATTCCATTATGGATAAAGCAAAAACTTTGGATTCCCGACATAATTGAAAAAGAGACCGGATTCACAGGCAAAATTCTCTATCCTGAGCATCATGAATCACACGCAGCGAGTGCGTTTTTCCCTTCAAAGTTTGATGAGGCAGCTTTCCTGACTATTGACGGTGTGGGTGAGTATGCCACAGCTTCATACGGGGTTGGCAAGGGAAATTCTGTGAATATACTTGGCGAGATCAACTTCCCACACTCCCTCGGACTTCTCTATTCGGCATTCACATACCATACAGGATTCAAAGTGAATTCCGGTGAGTACAAGGTGATGGGTCTTGCTCCTTATGGCACACCCAAGTATGTCGAAAACATCTACAAATACCTGATTGACCTGAAGGAAGACGGTTCATTCAAAATGAACATGGACTATTTCGACTACAATACGGGTCTGAAAATGACCAACGACAAGTTTTCTGAATTATTCGGCGGACCAGCCCGTGAGCCCGAAACAAATCTTACACAAAGAGAGATGGATCTTGCCCGTTCGGTTCAGGAAGTGACGGAAGAGATTGTTTTGAGGATGGCTCGTCATATCAGAAAAGAGACGGGGATGAAGAATCTCTGCCTTGCGGGGGGTGTTGCACTAAACTGTGTGGCGAATGGTATTCTTCTCCGTGAAAAGATATTCGATAATCTATGGATTCAACCCGCTGCTGGTGATGCAGGTGGTGCCCTCGGTGCAGCACTGATTGCCCATTACCACCACTTCGGAAATACAGCCCCTAAAAAAGGGGAGAGGGACCTTCAAAAGGGGTCATCACTCGGACCCGCTTACAAAAATGAGCAGATCGAAGAGTTTCTGAAAAAATATAATCTCCCTGCTGTAAGGTTAGGGACGGATGAGCTTCTTGATACAGCCACTGATTTGATGAAAGAAGGAAAAATACTCGGGTGGTTCCATGGAAGAATGGAATATGGTCCCCGTGCACTTGGCAACCGTTCCATTATTGGAGATGCACGAAATCCAGAGATGCAGAAGAAAATGAATCTGAAAATCAAATACAGGGAAAGTTTTCGACCGTTTGCACCATCAGTGATGTATGACAAGGTTCATGAATGGTTCGATCTCGACTGTGAAAGTCCTTACATGCTTCTGGTTGCTGATGTGGTGAGGGAAAAGCAAAGAAAAATGACCGAAGAAGAGTCGAAACTGTGGGGAATCGATCTTCTCAATATTTTACGGTCGGATATCCCCGCCGTCACTCATGTGGATTATTCCGCAAGAATTCAGACCGTTCATCCCGATGACAACAAAAGATATTATGACCTGATCAATTCGTTTTATGGAAAAACAGGCTGTCCGGTTATTGTAAACACAAGTTTCAATGTGCGCGGGGAACCGATTGTCGAATCTCCACTCGATGCATATAAATGTTTTATGCGTACAGAAATAGATGTACTTGTACTCGAAAACTTTATTCTATATAAAGAAAATCAACCGGCTTTTCACGATGATATAAAATGGCAGGAAGTATATGAGCTTGATTAA